In Cytobacillus oceanisediminis, the following proteins share a genomic window:
- a CDS encoding ArsR/SmtB family transcription factor produces MNWDKEAIFKALGDSTRRLILDELSERKEMTLYELTARLIMKHGLSISRQAIAKHLSVLEEAELINSERKGKYRVIIFNNKPLKNLLKGWVE; encoded by the coding sequence ATGAATTGGGACAAAGAGGCTATATTCAAAGCACTTGGTGATTCGACTCGGCGGCTTATTTTAGACGAACTGTCTGAACGCAAAGAGATGACGCTGTATGAACTGACGGCTCGTCTCATTATGAAGCACGGCCTTTCCATTTCGCGGCAGGCAATAGCTAAACACCTTTCTGTATTAGAAGAAGCAGAGCTCATAAATTCCGAACGAAAGGGAAAATATCGCGTAATTATTTTTAATAACAAGCCGCTTAAAAATTTGCTGAAAGGATGGGTAGAGTAA
- a CDS encoding VOC family protein → MKVIVTSVFVQDQDNALKFYTETLGFVKKHDIPVGEHRWIALVSPEDQDGTELLLEPNEHPAAKEYQMKIFAEGIPATMFGVADVHEEYNRLIKLGVKFTIEPTVMGDVTLAVFDDTCGNLIQIAQK, encoded by the coding sequence ATGAAAGTTATTGTTACCAGTGTCTTCGTCCAGGATCAAGATAATGCATTGAAATTTTACACAGAAACGCTGGGGTTTGTAAAAAAGCATGACATCCCCGTCGGAGAACACAGGTGGATCGCCCTTGTTTCTCCAGAAGATCAAGACGGTACGGAGCTTTTGCTGGAACCGAATGAACATCCGGCCGCCAAAGAATATCAAATGAAGATATTTGCCGAAGGAATCCCGGCCACAATGTTTGGCGTTGCTGATGTTCACGAAGAGTATAACCGATTAATAAAACTCGGAGTGAAGTTTACTATTGAGCCGACAGTAATGGGTGATGTCACATTGGCTGTCTTCGATGATACATGCGGCAACCTTATTCAAATTGCGCAGAAGTAG
- a CDS encoding peptidoglycan-binding protein: MLKRFRNMLMVLAAGVLMLAAPSFTEAAFGDRTLANGSSGSDVAELQDYLMTKGVFPYHTSTGYYGSITVEAVKDFQRKRNLKVDGIAGPQTSHALKVLRYGDIGKQVIQIQYQLKQTGHYKSNLDGIYGNGTLSAVKSFQKQQGLTADGIAGPKTRTELDRKAKRGTAAGKTLTVESTAYTADCEGCSGVTRMGLDLKKYPDAKVIAVDPSVIPLGSIVKVEGYGVAIAADIGGGINGSSIDVFIPNRSDALQWGRKSVRVEVIE, translated from the coding sequence ATGTTAAAGAGATTTAGAAACATGCTGATGGTTCTTGCGGCTGGAGTTCTCATGCTTGCGGCTCCTTCATTTACAGAAGCGGCGTTCGGGGATCGGACACTTGCCAATGGATCATCAGGGTCAGATGTGGCCGAATTGCAGGATTACCTTATGACGAAAGGGGTTTTCCCGTACCATACATCGACAGGATACTATGGATCTATCACGGTGGAAGCCGTCAAGGACTTTCAGCGTAAGCGCAATCTGAAGGTTGATGGAATTGCAGGACCGCAAACAAGCCATGCGTTAAAAGTGCTGAGATATGGAGATATTGGGAAGCAAGTCATTCAAATTCAATATCAATTGAAACAAACAGGTCACTATAAATCTAATTTAGATGGTATTTATGGAAATGGCACATTGAGCGCTGTCAAGAGCTTTCAAAAACAGCAAGGACTGACTGCAGACGGAATTGCCGGTCCGAAGACAAGAACAGAGCTGGATCGAAAGGCCAAGCGCGGCACAGCTGCCGGTAAAACTTTAACTGTGGAAAGCACAGCGTACACGGCAGATTGTGAGGGCTGTTCAGGTGTGACACGGATGGGCCTGGATTTGAAAAAGTACCCTGATGCGAAAGTGATTGCTGTCGATCCCAGTGTCATTCCGCTTGGATCTATCGTGAAAGTAGAAGGCTATGGAGTTGCGATAGCAGCGGACATAGGCGGCGGCATAAATGGAAGTTCAATCGATGTGTTCATTCCTAACCGCAGCGATGCCCTTCAATGGGGCCGGAAAAGCGTACGTGTGGAAGTAATCGAATAG
- a CDS encoding VOC family protein, translated as MIKGLYEAHLPVSNISKSIEFYKGLGLELAIKYEKTAFFWIVKNESWLGLWECEQAKITYHPSIRHIAFRVDLEDLKNAKTWLEKRGIEMREEFGFKPLEPIVMPDQTHAMVYFHDPDGNSLEFICKLSSEPEDKPKMYLSDWEKYLKNKN; from the coding sequence ATGATTAAAGGACTGTATGAAGCACATTTACCAGTAAGTAATATCAGTAAGTCGATTGAATTTTACAAGGGCTTGGGGTTGGAATTAGCAATAAAATACGAAAAAACAGCATTTTTTTGGATCGTTAAGAATGAAAGCTGGCTTGGATTATGGGAATGTGAACAGGCGAAAATAACTTATCATCCATCCATCAGACATATTGCATTTAGAGTAGATTTAGAAGATCTAAAGAATGCCAAAACGTGGCTGGAAAAGCGCGGCATTGAAATGCGTGAAGAATTCGGCTTTAAACCTCTTGAACCCATTGTAATGCCAGACCAGACACATGCTATGGTCTATTTTCATGACCCAGATGGAAATTCATTAGAATTTATCTGTAAATTATCATCTGAGCCTGAAGATAAGCCAAAGATGTATTTAAGTGATTGGGAAAAGTATTTGAAGAATAAAAACTAA
- a CDS encoding PLP-dependent aminotransferase family protein, which yields MPINSFENYPMTWKPSIDKTEKPIFQALAGQLEQDILNGVLLPGTKLPPQRELADYLDLNVSTISKAFKVCELKGLLSATVGSGTFVSYDALSNAYLLEDTKPKHLIEMGATLPDNASFEPLMLQLKSMLQETDYEKWFGYGRAGESHWQKDAAVKLIRRGGLETTVDHILFANGGQNAIAAALASLCKPGERIGVDQHTYPGLKTAAAMLSVQLVPIKTENYEMSPASFEYACKNENIKGIYLIPDYHNPTASFMSVENRKMIAAIAKKYNQFIIEDASYHLLNKEPLPAVASFAPDQVIYIASLSKTFAPGLRLAYAAVPSQFKEPISKALYNLNVSVSPLLAELAARTIVSNQFEVLIEGHQEQTIRRNQLVNRYLADFTCLGAETGIFRWLLLPGKITGAEFETLAKQQGVQVFAAERFVVGNSCPERAVRVSVCTPETLEELERGLIILKRLLNNLS from the coding sequence ATGCCGATTAATTCTTTTGAAAACTATCCTATGACCTGGAAGCCATCCATCGATAAAACAGAAAAGCCCATTTTTCAAGCACTGGCAGGGCAATTGGAACAGGATATTTTAAACGGAGTTTTATTGCCTGGAACGAAACTTCCTCCACAGCGGGAATTGGCCGATTATTTAGATTTAAATGTGAGCACCATTTCAAAAGCATTTAAAGTGTGTGAGTTAAAGGGCTTATTAAGTGCAACGGTTGGAAGCGGCACATTTGTGTCCTATGATGCTCTATCGAATGCTTATTTACTTGAAGATACAAAGCCGAAGCATTTAATTGAAATGGGAGCGACACTTCCGGATAATGCTTCTTTCGAGCCGCTGATGCTCCAGCTGAAAAGTATGCTGCAAGAGACCGATTATGAAAAATGGTTTGGTTATGGCCGGGCAGGCGAAAGCCATTGGCAAAAGGATGCAGCGGTTAAGCTTATCCGCAGAGGCGGGTTAGAAACAACCGTTGATCACATTTTATTTGCGAATGGTGGTCAAAATGCTATTGCTGCTGCACTGGCAAGTCTTTGTAAGCCTGGAGAGCGCATTGGAGTTGACCAGCATACATACCCTGGTTTAAAAACGGCTGCAGCGATGCTTAGTGTGCAGCTGGTGCCAATAAAAACAGAGAATTATGAAATGAGTCCAGCGTCTTTTGAATATGCGTGTAAAAATGAAAATATTAAAGGCATTTACTTGATTCCGGATTATCATAATCCGACAGCTTCCTTTATGTCGGTCGAGAATCGAAAAATGATCGCAGCCATTGCCAAAAAGTATAATCAGTTCATTATCGAAGATGCATCGTACCATCTTCTCAACAAAGAACCATTGCCGGCAGTCGCATCGTTTGCACCAGATCAGGTTATCTATATTGCAAGTCTATCTAAAACATTTGCACCGGGTCTGCGGCTGGCCTATGCAGCAGTGCCGAGTCAATTCAAAGAGCCAATTTCAAAGGCACTTTATAATTTAAATGTATCCGTTTCCCCATTACTGGCAGAACTGGCAGCACGTACGATTGTATCAAATCAATTTGAAGTCTTAATTGAGGGTCATCAGGAGCAGACTATCCGCAGAAACCAACTTGTAAACCGATATTTGGCAGACTTTACGTGTTTAGGTGCTGAAACAGGCATCTTTCGCTGGCTGCTATTGCCAGGCAAGATTACAGGTGCTGAATTTGAAACGTTAGCTAAACAGCAAGGGGTACAAGTGTTTGCAGCTGAACGCTTTGTAGTTGGAAACAGTTGTCCGGAGAGGGCTGTTAGAGTTTCTGTATGTACACCGGAAACGCTTGAAGAGCTTGAGAGAGGTTTGATTATCCTTAAACGCCTGCTAAACAATCTTAGCTAA